TCGCCGGATGATGGTCTGCAAAAAATGTGTCGAGACATTATGTGCTCGATCCTGCGCACCCTGACCGAAATGGAGCAGGTGGTGATTTCCATTGACCATATCCATACCCTGCGCGTGAAGTTTCGACGGCGGGCCCAAGACTTTACCCGCCAGTACTTCGTCGATGCCCGGTTTAACAACATTGCCTACAACCGCCACCAGGAGGAGGAAACCATTGAGCGGTTTGAAAAAGTCATCGAGCGGGCTGGGGAGCAGTATTTCCATGATCCATCCGGGGCGCAAATCCCAGACTGGACAAGGGCCCTGTCCGTCATGCCCGACCTGCGTGAACAGTTGCGGGATGCAGCGGAACATGATGCTACCGAAAGTGGCGCGATCGCTCAAACCCTAGGTCTATCTATCCCGCAGTTGTCTGTCAATCCAGCTCCGTTGTTCTAGCCCATGGCCTGCCCCCAAGACCCAGCCATGGCTGGTCAGCCCAGGCGTTACACAACGTAACCTAGGGACTGAGTTTTCGGGGCAGGCCACGCTTTAGACTTAATTACAATCGGAGTGACCATCGGACATCGTTTTGACAGATCGAGTCGCCTCCTCAGCACCAGCGTGGGGATCAAGGGCGATCGCCTGCCCTGCTCCGACTGGTTCCATGAGTTAGTCACCTCTTAGCGTCTAGAGTTTGAAGCAATGTTTCCAACCCATCGTCCCCGTCGATTGCGTAGCCATCCCCAACTGCGTCGGATGGTGCGTGAAACAGTGTTAACCACCAATGATCTGATCTATCCCCTGTTTGCGGTGCCCGGTGAGCGCATTGCCAGCGAAGTCAAGTCTATGCCAGGGGTCTATCAGCTTTCCATCGACAAAATTGTTGAAGAAGCCAAAGAGGTCTACGACCTAGGCATTCCAGCCATCATCCTGTTCGGCATTCCTGAAACCAAGGATGTGGAAGCGACAGGTGCCTGGCACGATCATGGGATTGTGCAGCTAGCCGCAACGGCGGTGAAAGAAGCCGTGCCCGATCTGATCGTGATGGTCGATACCTGCCTGTGTGAATATACCTCCCACGGTCACTGCGGCTATCTAGAGGTCGGGGATTTGTCGGGTCGAGTGCTCAATGATCCCACCCTAGAGCTGCTGAAGAAAACGGCGGTGTCTCAGGCCAAAGCCGGTGCCGATATTATTGCCCCCTCCGGCATGATGGATGGCTTCGTGCAGGCGATTCGCCAAGGGCTAGATGAAGGTGGATTTGCCCATATTCCCATCATGTCCTACGCCGCCAAATACGCATCGGCCTACTATGGCCCGTTCCGCGATGCCGCCGACTCCGCCCCCCAGTTTGGCGATCGCCGCACCTACCAAATGGATCCAGCCAACGGCACCGAAGCCCTCAAGGAAATTGAGCTAGACATTGCCGAAGGCGCAGACATGCTGATGGTGAAACCGGCTCTCTCCTACATGGACATTATCTGGCGCGTCAAGGAAGCCACCAACCTGCCGGTCGCTGCCTACAACGTCTCTGGGGAATATTCCATGATCAAGGCTGCGGCTCTCAATGGCTGGATTGATGAACAAAAGATCACCTTGGAAACCTTGACCAGCTTTAAGCGGGCCGGTGCTGACATGATCCTCACCTACCATGCCAAAGATGCCGCCCGCTGGCTAGCGGAAGGCTAGCGGCAATTCTGCACCGGTGTGAACGAATGCAACAGAGTTGCAACACAGTAGATACCTTTCTCAGTACAACTGAGTAGAAGCACTACAGTATGTGACGAGCGTGCAATAGTCGCCCCCGTACATCTGCGATTGATGATAGATATGAACTTAGTCAAGCTATCATCAGACGTTACGCCGGTGCATAACATGGACGTTGAATCACTTTTAGTCGTCGCTCTGATTGTTTCTATTCCCGTATGCTGCCTCACGGTTTACAACCGCGTTATGCAGGGTGGAGCCTTGATTCCACGTCAGTTTGACTGAAGATACCGGCTACGCAAAGCGTGAATGTCGGGTATCTGGTTGACGGCTCAAAGCCTGATGCGCAGAGGCTTGAGTGCAGCCCAACCTATGACTAGAGGGTTGAGCGCAGCCGAAACCCGACAGCTTCATTTCTTTAAGTCTGCCGTAGCGGCAGGCAAGGGTTAAGATGACCATCG
The genomic region above belongs to Leptolyngbya sp. CCY15150 and contains:
- the hemB gene encoding porphobilinogen synthase, with translation MFPTHRPRRLRSHPQLRRMVRETVLTTNDLIYPLFAVPGERIASEVKSMPGVYQLSIDKIVEEAKEVYDLGIPAIILFGIPETKDVEATGAWHDHGIVQLAATAVKEAVPDLIVMVDTCLCEYTSHGHCGYLEVGDLSGRVLNDPTLELLKKTAVSQAKAGADIIAPSGMMDGFVQAIRQGLDEGGFAHIPIMSYAAKYASAYYGPFRDAADSAPQFGDRRTYQMDPANGTEALKEIELDIAEGADMLMVKPALSYMDIIWRVKEATNLPVAAYNVSGEYSMIKAAALNGWIDEQKITLETLTSFKRAGADMILTYHAKDAARWLAEG